The Planctomicrobium piriforme DNA window CCCAATAGACGACAACGAGAATCGCCTGCAGTGTTCCGGCAACATAGGTCCAGGCCGCTGCATTGAGGACGCCCGCCACAGCCTGTCCGCCGTAGCCGTCGACGATCCCCATGTGATCGAGTAGCCGCTTCGCCCGATTGCTGGCATCGAATTCGACCGGCAGGTTGATGATCTGGAAGGCTGCGGCGGCTGCGAAACCACCGATGGCGACCCACATCAGCATTTGGCCGTACCCAGCCTTGGCCAGATCCATCGAAAACGCGGGCAACAGCATTCCCAGCACCAGAAAGACCATGAACCAGATGGGTCCAAACTGGGCTGCCGGCACTGCGAGATTGCGGATGACGAGCGGGGCGTAATGCTGGGCATGCTGCAGTGCATGGCCTGCCTCGTGGGCGGCGATGCCCACCGCCGCCGCCGTACGACCGCTGTAGACGTCCTGGCTCAGGCGCAACACTTTGTGGCTCGGGTCATAGTGGTCCGACAGCGTCCCCCCGACCGGCTCGATCTCGACATAATCGAGACCGGCGTCATCCAGGATCTGTCGCGCCGCTTCCGCGCCGGAGAGCCGCGTCGGCACCTGCATCGCCGCGGCGTAGGCGCCGCGAATGCGCCACTGCGCCCACATCATGAGCAGCATGGCCGGGGCAAGGATCACGAAATACATCGGGTCGAAGAAGAACATGGCTGTTGCAGAGTTCGATCTGAAAATGGGTTACGGTGAGTTCAACGTTCCGCTCGGGGTATTTTAGACCGTCGAAAACGGCTCGCGTAGTCCCATTCCAAACGGATTTGAGCCCCCGGCGGATCAACCGAACCGCGCAAAAGGAAACAGGAGCCGACGGCAAACATGCCATCCGCTCCTGTTGATCAAATTTCAGTCTGAATCTCGAAAGCAATTACTTCTTGATCGGGGCGGCAGCGCCGGCGGTCTTCTTGTACTGCTCGTTCAGGTGATTCAGGATCGGGTCGGTGATGTCGTCCTGCGGCTGGTAGTAGACCACCTGGCGGTTCATGTTCTGAATGATTGCCTGGGGGTTACCGGCGTCGGCGACGTCACCGCGGTTGAAGCGGATGACCAGCGTGTACTTGTAGTACGCGGCGTAACGGTTCACGACGTCCTGAACTTCCAGGTAAATCGTCTTGTAGACGTCGGCCTGCTGGCGAACGATCTTCTGCTGTTCGACCTGACGGAAAGTTTCCAGTTCGTTCTTCAGCTTGATCAGCTCGGATTCAATTTTGGTGAAGTCCGGGCTGCCCGGCTGCAGGCCCTGCAACTGCAGCTGCCCCTGCTTTCCTTTTTCCATCATCGCCTGGGCCTTGCCTTCGGCTTCTTCGGCAGACTTCTGCAGGCCGGCGGTCTGATCCTTGAACTTCTCGTAGTTCTTGAAAATGTAGGCCATATCGATCAGGCCAATTTGATGGGGCGCTGCACCGGCCGCAGGGGCTTCGGCACGAACGGTCGCCTGCATCACAAACAGTCCTACTGTCGCCACAGCGACTGTCAACGGGCTGCACTTCTTCACGGTCACTGCACTCCTTTGCGATTCCGTTCTGCCGGCGCGTCCTGCAAGGGCTCGTGACTGCGCTCAGCCGGGGTCGAAGATGTTTGTTCCAAACAGTTTTGGGGCGGACTTGGCCCGC harbors:
- a CDS encoding OmpH family outer membrane protein; the protein is MKKCSPLTVAVATVGLFVMQATVRAEAPAAGAAPHQIGLIDMAYIFKNYEKFKDQTAGLQKSAEEAEGKAQAMMEKGKQGQLQLQGLQPGSPDFTKIESELIKLKNELETFRQVEQQKIVRQQADVYKTIYLEVQDVVNRYAAYYKYTLVIRFNRGDVADAGNPQAIIQNMNRQVVYYQPQDDITDPILNHLNEQYKKTAGAAAPIKK
- a CDS encoding zinc metallopeptidase → MFFFDPMYFVILAPAMLLMMWAQWRIRGAYAAAMQVPTRLSGAEAARQILDDAGLDYVEIEPVGGTLSDHYDPSHKVLRLSQDVYSGRTAAAVGIAAHEAGHALQHAQHYAPLVIRNLAVPAAQFGPIWFMVFLVLGMLLPAFSMDLAKAGYGQMLMWVAIGGFAAAAAFQIINLPVEFDASNRAKRLLDHMGIVDGYGGQAVAGVLNAAAWTYVAGTLQAILVVVYWVIRLGLLNGGRDDR